In Aricia agestis chromosome 21, ilAriAges1.1, whole genome shotgun sequence, the sequence ACATCTACAACTTACAAAtatagtcatgactcatgactcatgagtcatgagtcattAAGTTTTGTGCTTAAGTTTGTGTTTAATTAAATCATCTTTTCTTTTATATGCTTTCGGACAAACTTCACAGATGAATGGCTTGACGTTGGAGTGTGTTAAGTGAtgtctttttaaaatatctgaATGAGAAAATTTTTTGCCACATTCATCACAACTGTAAGCTTTGATACCGGAATGCCTAATTTGATGTTTTTTCAACTTACTTAAATGAGTAAACCTCATGCTACAAACATCGCAAGCGTGACGTTTTTTGGAATTGAAACCATCGTCACTGGTTGATTTGTTGTCTGTTAGAGACTCTGTGCTTTTGGCACTGTGCTTCAGTATATTGTgcttaattaaatcattttttcttttatatgtaTTGGTACATGCATCGCAGCCGTAAGGTTTTTCGCTAGAATGTGTTTGTAgatgactttttaaaatattgaatcGAGAAAATTTTCTGCCACATTCATCACAGGTGTAAGCTTTGTTGCCCGAGTGTATTATTTGATGTCGTTTTAACTTACTTAAATGTGTAAACTTCATGCCACAAACATCGCAACCGTGAGGTTTGTCAGGATTGAAATTTGTGTGTAACGCTTTTATATGATATTTTAGATTCATTAATCTTCCGAACTTCCTACCACAAACATCACAACTGTAAGATTTTTCACCTGTGTGACTTACTTTGTGTGATTTTAGGCCACTGCTTTGAGTAAACCTTTTATTACAAATGTCACAGCTGTAAGGTTTTTCGCCAGTATGTATTAGTTTGTGCCTGATTAAGTGACCCAGCTGAGTGAATGTTTtactacaaacatcacaactGAAAGGTTTTTCGCCAGTATGTGTTAGTTTGTGTGAGTTCAAGTGGCTTTTCAGTATAAATGATTTACTACAAACGTCACAACTGAAAGGCCTTGCgcctgtgtttttttttttgtttccttGGTAGCTCCAAATTTGAGTGAATGTCTCGCTACAATGATTTTGTTTTCGCGGCGCTGTGGAGATGTGGTGGTCTTCACCTGGATCTATAGCATTTGCATCTTGATTATGATCTGGGCTCTCTACATATTCCTCCTTAATAtctgtaaaaaatatacaaatagccttacttttttcataataattaaaaatatgtttttttacttcaaatattaatatgatagactagctgtcctggtgaacttcgtgtcactttaaaaccttccctgaacttgtacgaatattttgagactaaaattagcccaatccgttcagccgttttcgagttttagcgttactaacacaattggaaatccatttatatatatatatatagatttgaagtaaaaaaaccctgaattattgaaaaaaatggtttatttttgtattttttatataaaaatacatataatatgtaactacttttacaatttaacacTATAAAATGAAAgtgaaataataagttttttttaaatgtgttacaTGAACAACTCATGAAACTCTAAATTTTTCAAAGTgatataggtacatattataatataatgaaatcaAGGAAATCGAAGATTTTAagcattttgttatttaatacaATGTATCATTATCtatatatggtcgctgttaagcattagtgttctaacccacattttttttgttgttaaattttgaatgcaatcttgttctaaatcatctacagaacataactgcattcataactcaatacgtaatttttgtgtgggttagtacacgaatgcttaataGCGtccatatataaaaatggattttcaaatgactcgaaaaaactcgaaaatggctggacggattgggctgattttagtcttaaaatattcttagaagtccagggaaggttttaaagtgacacgaagttcaccgggacagctagtaattattataaataatatgagaCCATTTGTTAAAACACCACACTTTCCTTAGTTTTGCCATAACTAGCTTACAAGAAATTGTTCCTTGCTTGCGAAACTAGCAATGGTACACACTAATATTCAATTCAGACTTCTGAAACATTTAATACACATTTCAACTTACATTCCTCCTTGATAtctatttcaatttcaattttctCAGATTCTGTCCATCCAGTAGTCGACCATCTGTCAGTATTCACACTTAATTGTAGTAATGGTCTCACTTGGGCctgaaatattattaacaatacaATTAGGAGTTTAGGTTTACTCAAGACTGTTTTTGACGTCActtattttgacgtgggagagccatgcttcggcacgaatgggccgg encodes:
- the LOC121737828 gene encoding zinc finger protein 678-like isoform X1; the protein is MSENIFCLLCFSFSKITYDINRTHLKNVYEELSETKTQAESHPLCYICYAKLLRWEQLIKTVQRHNTANQAQVRPLLQLSVNTDRWSTTGWTESEKIEIEIDIKEEYIKEEYVESPDHNQDANAIDPGEDHHISTAPRKQNHCSETFTQIWSYQGNKKKNTGARPFSCDVCSKSFILKSHLNSHKLTHTGEKPFSCDVCSKTFTQLGHLIRHKLIHTGEKPYSCDICNKRFTQSSGLKSHKVSHTGEKSYSCDVCGRKFGRLMNLKYHIKALHTNFNPDKPHGCDVCGMKFTHLSKLKRHQIIHSGNKAYTCDECGRKFSRFNILKSHLQTHSSEKPYGCDACTNTYKRKNDLIKHNILKHSAKSTESLTDNKSTSDDGFNSKKRHACDVCSMRFTHLSKLKKHQIRHSGIKAYSCDECGKKFSHSDILKRHHLTHSNVKPFICEVCPKAYKRKDDLIKHKLKHKT